Proteins from one Planctomycetota bacterium genomic window:
- the tig gene encoding trigger factor, with translation MTSSQSTSEDTTPETAEAAPKLDLQVKIDRKSACERHVTITISRADIDRYFDNSFSEMMPKATVPGFRAGRAPRKLVEAKFRKDVADQVKGSLVVDSLGQLSDDQKLTPISEPDFDAEAIVMPDEGPMTFEFDIEVRPEFDLPQWKGLSIERPTRQISDADVDRELRHVLERSGKLVPVDGAAGKGDYLVCNVTFKDGDTEVTKLQEQTLRIRPTLSFRDGNVAGFEKLMKGVKGGETRTGEAELSDDAPNEALRGKKIKAEFEVLEVKRLELPEVTPALLDELGGFADEAALRDAIKDSLTRRVSYEQQQRARQQVLASLTVAADWDLPPSLLDRQSRRELERTVLELRRSGFSDQEIRLRINELTQNSRMSTARSLKEHFVLERIAEEEKIEALPEDYDAEIELIAAQSGESVRRVRAQLEKRGLMDTLRNQVIERKVIELILADAKFKEVPFEFEAPEAEALDEAAGGGEAETTEGTAT, from the coding sequence ATGACTTCCTCGCAGTCGACATCCGAAGACACCACTCCCGAAACCGCCGAAGCGGCGCCGAAGCTTGACCTGCAAGTCAAGATCGACCGCAAGAGCGCCTGTGAACGGCACGTGACGATCACGATCTCGCGAGCCGACATCGATCGTTACTTTGACAACTCGTTCAGCGAGATGATGCCCAAGGCCACGGTGCCGGGCTTTCGCGCCGGCCGCGCGCCGCGCAAGCTGGTCGAAGCCAAGTTCCGCAAGGACGTGGCCGACCAGGTCAAGGGCTCGCTGGTGGTCGATAGCCTGGGCCAGTTGTCGGACGATCAGAAGTTGACGCCGATCAGCGAGCCCGACTTCGACGCCGAGGCGATCGTGATGCCGGACGAAGGGCCGATGACCTTCGAGTTCGATATCGAAGTCCGTCCCGAATTCGACCTGCCCCAGTGGAAGGGGCTGTCGATTGAGCGGCCCACGCGCCAGATCAGCGACGCCGACGTCGACCGCGAGTTGCGCCACGTGCTTGAACGGAGCGGCAAGCTGGTCCCGGTCGACGGGGCCGCCGGCAAGGGTGATTACCTGGTCTGCAACGTCACCTTCAAGGATGGCGACACCGAAGTCACCAAGCTGCAAGAGCAAACCCTGCGCATTCGCCCGACCCTCAGCTTCCGCGACGGCAACGTGGCCGGCTTCGAGAAGTTGATGAAGGGGGTCAAGGGTGGCGAAACCCGCACCGGCGAAGCCGAGTTGTCGGACGACGCGCCGAACGAAGCCCTGCGCGGCAAGAAGATCAAGGCCGAGTTCGAAGTGCTGGAAGTCAAGCGGCTGGAGTTGCCCGAGGTGACGCCGGCCCTGCTGGACGAACTGGGCGGCTTTGCCGACGAGGCGGCCCTGCGCGACGCGATCAAGGACAGCCTGACACGTCGTGTTTCGTATGAACAACAACAGCGTGCCCGCCAGCAGGTGCTGGCCTCGTTGACCGTGGCGGCCGACTGGGATTTGCCGCCGTCCCTGCTCGACCGGCAATCGCGCCGCGAGTTGGAACGGACGGTCCTCGAGTTGCGTCGCAGCGGCTTCAGCGACCAGGAAATCCGGCTGCGGATCAACGAGCTGACCCAGAACAGCCGCATGTCGACGGCCCGCTCGCTGAAAGAGCATTTCGTGCTCGAGCGCATCGCCGAGGAAGAAAAGATCGAGGCGCTGCCCGAGGATTATGACGCCGAAATCGAGCTGATCGCCGCCCAAAGCGGCGAAAGCGTGCGGCGCGTGCGGGCGCAATTGGAAAAGCGCGGCCTGATGGATACCCTGCGCAACCAGGTGATCGAGCGCAAGGTGATTGAACTGATCCTGGCCGATGCCAAGTTCAAGGAAGTTCCCTTCGAGTTCGAGGCCCCCGAAGCCGAGGCGCTGGACGAAGCGGCCGGCGGCGGCGAAGCCGAGACCACCGAAGGAACGGCCACGTAG